In Microbacterium cremeum, a genomic segment contains:
- the hemB gene encoding porphobilinogen synthase, which produces MTHGSAYPEGASPLDPRHRPTDRPRRLRATPAMRRLVAETRLHPAELILPMFVREGAGEPVPISSMPGVVQHSTESLKGAIADAAAAGIGGVMLFGVPEHKDATGSGATDPDGILNVATRIAAAEAGDALVVQTDLCLDEFTDHGHCGVLDANGYVDNDASLERYRDMAVAQAEAGSQLLGLSGMMDGQVAAVRDALDDSGFDSTPILAYAAKYASAFYGPFREAVQSSLQGDRRTYQQDPANRREGAREVELDLAEGADIVMVKPAMSYLDVLSDTAATSPVPVWAYQVSGEYAMIEAAAAHGWIDRRRAIEESVIGIRRAGADAVLTYWALELAEWIR; this is translated from the coding sequence GTGACCCACGGCTCTGCCTACCCGGAGGGGGCGAGCCCCCTCGACCCCCGCCACCGCCCCACCGACCGGCCCCGGCGGCTTCGCGCCACCCCCGCGATGCGCCGCCTCGTCGCCGAGACGCGTCTGCACCCGGCCGAGCTGATCCTGCCGATGTTCGTGCGCGAGGGCGCGGGCGAGCCGGTGCCGATCTCGTCGATGCCGGGCGTCGTCCAGCACTCGACCGAGTCGCTCAAGGGAGCGATCGCGGATGCCGCGGCCGCCGGCATCGGCGGCGTCATGCTGTTCGGCGTGCCCGAGCACAAGGACGCCACGGGCTCGGGCGCGACCGATCCCGACGGCATCCTCAACGTCGCGACGCGCATCGCCGCCGCCGAGGCCGGCGATGCGCTCGTCGTGCAGACCGACCTGTGCCTCGACGAGTTCACCGACCACGGCCACTGCGGCGTGCTCGATGCGAACGGCTACGTCGACAACGACGCCTCGCTCGAGCGCTACCGCGACATGGCCGTCGCCCAGGCCGAGGCGGGCTCGCAGCTGCTCGGGCTCAGCGGCATGATGGACGGCCAGGTCGCGGCCGTGCGCGACGCGCTCGACGACTCCGGCTTCGACAGCACCCCGATCCTCGCCTACGCCGCGAAGTACGCCTCGGCCTTCTACGGCCCGTTCCGCGAGGCGGTGCAGTCGTCGCTGCAGGGCGACCGCCGCACGTATCAGCAGGATCCCGCGAACCGCCGCGAGGGCGCACGCGAGGTCGAGCTCGACCTCGCCGAGGGCGCCGACATCGTGATGGTCAAGCCCGCGATGAGCTACCTCGACGTGCTGTCCGACACCGCGGCGACCAGTCCCGTGCCGGTCTGGGCCTACCAGGTGTCGGGCGAGTACGCCATGATCGAGGCCGCCGCCGCACACGGCTGGATCGACCGGCGGCGGGCGATCGAGGAGTCGGTGATCGGCATCCGTCGCGCCGGCGCCGACGCCGTGCTGACCTATTGGGCGCTCGAGCTCGCGGAGTGGATCCGATGA
- the hemC gene encoding hydroxymethylbilane synthase: MTTVRIGTRGSTLALTQTGMVADDLADATGVSTELVTITTEGDRSNEPLSRAGGAGLFTGALRDALLEGRCDVVVHSLKDLPTAPHDGLVVAAIPAREDPRDALCARDGLTLEMLPAGSRVGTGSPRRMAQLRARRPDLEVVDIRGNVDTRLGRVTDGDLDAVILAAAGLTRIGRTDVVTEFLDADAWPTAPGQGALAVEVRRGDEHLVQALDHAETRAAVEAEREVLALLEAGCSAPVGARAVVDAGLLLLSASVYSLDGTTALTSSHATGWPDDEGDPSREVAASVARELLDAGAAGLTGERP, from the coding sequence GTGACCACCGTCCGCATCGGCACGCGCGGCAGCACGCTCGCCCTCACGCAGACCGGGATGGTCGCCGACGACCTGGCCGATGCGACCGGGGTCTCCACCGAGCTCGTCACGATCACGACCGAGGGCGACCGCTCGAACGAGCCGCTCTCGCGTGCAGGGGGCGCGGGCCTGTTCACCGGTGCCCTGCGCGACGCGCTCCTCGAGGGTCGCTGCGACGTGGTCGTGCACTCCCTCAAGGACCTCCCCACGGCACCGCACGACGGGCTCGTGGTGGCCGCCATCCCCGCCCGCGAAGATCCGCGCGACGCGCTGTGCGCGCGCGACGGGCTCACCCTCGAGATGCTCCCCGCCGGCTCCCGCGTCGGAACGGGGTCGCCGCGTCGCATGGCGCAGCTGCGCGCCCGGCGCCCCGACCTCGAGGTCGTCGACATCCGCGGCAACGTCGACACGCGGCTCGGCCGGGTGACCGACGGCGACCTGGATGCCGTCATCCTGGCCGCGGCGGGGCTCACGCGCATCGGCCGCACCGACGTCGTCACCGAGTTCCTCGACGCCGACGCGTGGCCGACGGCCCCCGGCCAGGGGGCGCTCGCCGTCGAGGTGCGGCGCGGCGACGAGCACCTCGTCCAGGCGCTCGACCACGCCGAGACCCGGGCCGCGGTCGAGGCCGAGCGCGAGGTGCTCGCCCTCCTCGAGGCCGGCTGCTCGGCCCCCGTCGGCGCACGCGCCGTCGTCGACGCCGGCCTCCTGCTGCTGTCGGCCAGCGTCTACAGCCTCGACGGCACCACTGCCCTGACGTCGTCGCACGCCACCGGATGGCCCGACGACGAGGGCGATCCGTCGCGCGAGGTCGCGGCATCCGTCGCCCGTGAACTGCTCGATGCCGGCGCAGCCGGCCTGACCGGAGAACGCCCGTGA
- the hemQ gene encoding hydrogen peroxide-dependent heme synthase, translated as MTDASASSSPEALGYTLWAVFRRDPEWASTGPGLAPVGHLAETIAQIEETGVTVRGFYDVSALRSDADLMVWLHGTNGRNTPPEALQSALRTLRRAAPLRALLPVWNAMGVHRDAEFTASHLPAFMRGKEPEAWLTVYPFVRSYDWYILPDDERRQMLADHGRKGAQHRTVLSNTVASFALGDYEWILALEAPELVELVDLMRDLRQTEARRHVRDEVPFFTGRRIEIREIAEVLA; from the coding sequence ATGACGGATGCCTCGGCGAGCTCTTCCCCCGAAGCCCTCGGCTACACGCTGTGGGCCGTGTTCCGGCGGGACCCGGAGTGGGCCTCGACCGGCCCCGGGCTCGCTCCTGTCGGGCACCTCGCCGAGACGATCGCGCAGATCGAGGAGACCGGGGTCACGGTCCGCGGCTTCTACGACGTCTCGGCGCTGCGCTCCGACGCCGACCTCATGGTGTGGCTCCACGGCACCAACGGACGCAACACGCCCCCCGAGGCGCTCCAGTCCGCGCTGCGCACGCTGCGCCGCGCCGCGCCGCTGCGAGCGCTGCTGCCGGTGTGGAACGCGATGGGCGTCCACCGCGACGCGGAGTTCACAGCGAGTCATCTGCCTGCCTTCATGCGCGGCAAGGAGCCCGAGGCGTGGCTGACCGTGTACCCCTTCGTGCGGTCGTACGACTGGTACATCCTGCCTGACGACGAGCGGCGGCAGATGCTGGCCGACCACGGCCGCAAGGGCGCCCAGCACCGCACGGTGCTGAGCAACACGGTCGCGTCGTTCGCCCTCGGCGACTACGAGTGGATCCTCGCCCTCGAGGCGCCGGAGCTGGTCGAGCTGGTCGACCTCATGCGCGACCTGCGCCAGACCGAGGCCCGCCGTCACGTCCGCGACGAGGTGCCGTTCTTCACCGGGCGGCGGATCGAGATCCGGGAGATCGCCGAGGTGCTCGCGTGA
- a CDS encoding protoporphyrinogen/coproporphyrinogen oxidase, giving the protein MPDFAVVGGGVAGLVVARRLAAAGAEVALWEASDRLGGTVAGHEVAGIRLDAAAESFAVRGGVVADLLTELGMAGEIVEPAPGPAWLQPARGDAVPLPATALLGIPADPLAPDVVRVVGRDAAELAAMLDTAPVGTVPDSLGELVRARLGAGVLDRLVAPVVHGVHSQHPDDLPVERAHPGLADAVRATGSLGGAVVRLRAAAPPGSAVAGIRGGVHRLVPALADDLVRRGGVVHLGARVDDLGSLDGTPVVAAPGIAAPAAPGRRIDLVTLVVEQDELDAAPRGTGLLVAQGAPVGARALTHATAKWAWLREAAAGRHVLRLSYDELPPDPVAAARADAESLLGVRLPVVVDAAHVTWTRPAASSAAPGVAVVGETVAGSGLAGIIAHAERTAAALVADPGLPAR; this is encoded by the coding sequence ATGCCTGACTTCGCGGTCGTGGGCGGCGGCGTGGCGGGACTCGTCGTCGCACGCCGGCTCGCGGCCGCGGGTGCCGAGGTCGCGCTGTGGGAGGCATCCGATCGCCTCGGTGGAACCGTGGCCGGCCACGAGGTCGCCGGCATCCGACTGGATGCGGCGGCCGAGAGCTTCGCGGTCCGGGGAGGAGTGGTCGCCGACCTGCTGACCGAGCTCGGCATGGCGGGCGAGATCGTCGAGCCCGCGCCCGGTCCGGCCTGGCTGCAGCCCGCTCGCGGCGACGCCGTGCCCCTGCCGGCGACCGCGCTCCTCGGCATCCCGGCCGACCCGCTCGCGCCCGACGTCGTCCGCGTCGTCGGACGCGATGCCGCCGAGCTCGCCGCGATGCTCGACACGGCGCCGGTCGGCACCGTGCCGGACTCCCTCGGCGAACTCGTGCGTGCACGGCTCGGCGCCGGCGTGCTCGACCGGCTCGTCGCACCCGTCGTGCACGGCGTGCACTCGCAGCACCCCGACGACCTGCCGGTGGAACGCGCGCACCCCGGCCTTGCGGATGCGGTGCGCGCAACGGGGTCGCTGGGCGGCGCCGTGGTCCGGCTGCGCGCCGCGGCTCCTCCCGGGTCGGCGGTCGCCGGCATCCGGGGCGGCGTGCACCGGCTCGTGCCCGCGCTCGCAGACGACCTCGTGCGGCGCGGCGGCGTCGTGCATCTCGGTGCGCGCGTCGACGACCTCGGCTCGCTCGACGGGACGCCCGTCGTGGCGGCGCCCGGCATCGCCGCCCCCGCGGCCCCGGGCCGGCGCATCGACCTCGTGACCCTCGTCGTGGAGCAGGACGAGCTGGATGCCGCGCCGCGCGGCACCGGACTGCTCGTGGCCCAGGGCGCACCGGTCGGCGCGCGCGCTCTGACCCACGCGACCGCGAAGTGGGCGTGGCTGCGAGAAGCCGCCGCCGGGCGCCACGTGCTGCGGCTGTCGTACGACGAGCTTCCCCCCGACCCGGTCGCCGCGGCCCGCGCCGACGCCGAGTCGCTGCTGGGCGTGCGGCTTCCGGTCGTGGTCGACGCGGCCCACGTGACGTGGACGCGCCCGGCCGCGTCGAGCGCCGCGCCGGGCGTCGCGGTCGTCGGCGAGACCGTGGCGGGATCGGGGCTTGCGGGCATCATCGCGCACGCCGAGCGCACCGCCGCTGCACTCGTGGCGGATCCCGGCCTTCCGGCACGCTGA
- the hemE gene encoding uroporphyrinogen decarboxylase, giving the protein MPLHPTHPALADDYTPPPLIQAYRGRRPSTASGADYTPVWFMRQAGRSLPEYRELRVGTDMLDTCLNPELASEITLQPVRRHGVDAGIFFSDIVIPVKLAGVGVSIVAGRGPVLEHPVRTAADVAALPPLDPGALAPIREAVALTVAQLGATPLIGFAGAPYTLASYLVEGGPSKEQLKTRALMHSDPAAWESLLTWCADITGAFLTAQIEAGASAGQLFDSWAGSLSLADYTERVAPFSARALDPVRGLGVPLVHFGVGTGELLAAMRGIGVDAVGVDWRLPLDEAARRVGPGFTLQGNIDPALLQAPWRVLEAHIDDVLRRGRAARAHVVNLGHGVPPDTDPAVLTRIVEHVHAHA; this is encoded by the coding sequence GTGCCGCTTCACCCCACGCATCCCGCGCTCGCCGACGACTACACGCCCCCGCCGCTGATCCAGGCGTACCGCGGCCGGCGTCCTTCGACGGCCTCGGGGGCCGACTACACCCCGGTGTGGTTCATGCGCCAGGCGGGACGATCGCTGCCGGAGTACCGCGAGCTGCGCGTCGGCACCGACATGCTCGACACGTGCCTGAACCCGGAGCTCGCGAGCGAGATCACCCTGCAGCCGGTGCGTCGCCACGGCGTCGACGCGGGCATCTTCTTCAGCGACATCGTCATCCCGGTGAAGCTCGCCGGCGTGGGCGTGAGCATCGTCGCAGGACGCGGTCCGGTGCTCGAGCACCCGGTGCGGACGGCGGCGGATGTCGCGGCCCTTCCTCCGCTCGATCCCGGGGCCCTCGCCCCCATCCGCGAGGCCGTCGCGCTCACGGTCGCGCAGCTGGGCGCGACGCCCCTCATCGGCTTCGCGGGCGCGCCGTACACGCTGGCGTCCTACCTCGTCGAGGGCGGGCCGTCGAAGGAGCAGCTGAAGACCCGCGCCCTGATGCACTCCGATCCGGCCGCATGGGAGTCCCTGCTCACGTGGTGCGCCGACATCACCGGCGCGTTCCTCACAGCCCAGATCGAGGCGGGCGCCTCGGCGGGCCAGCTCTTCGACTCGTGGGCGGGCTCGCTGAGCCTCGCCGACTACACCGAGCGCGTCGCGCCGTTCTCGGCGCGCGCCCTCGACCCGGTGCGCGGGCTCGGTGTGCCGCTCGTGCATTTCGGCGTCGGCACGGGCGAGCTGCTCGCGGCGATGCGGGGCATCGGCGTCGACGCGGTCGGCGTCGACTGGCGGCTCCCCCTCGACGAGGCCGCACGCCGCGTCGGACCCGGGTTCACGCTGCAGGGCAACATCGACCCGGCGCTCCTGCAGGCGCCGTGGCGCGTGCTCGAGGCGCACATCGACGACGTCCTCCGGCGCGGGCGCGCCGCACGCGCGCACGTGGTGAACCTCGGCCACGGCGTCCCGCCCGACACCGATCCGGCCGTGCTCACGCGGATCGTGGAGCACGTCCACGCCCATGCCTGA
- a CDS encoding glutamyl-tRNA reductase, whose protein sequence is MLLCLTANHRNASLDILERLSVGAPSATRALVDDEIFVSGAVVLATCNRFEAYLDIDEPLTGGEAVAVESVIEAMAGASGVPADHLRASVAVHQGADAAAHLFAVTSGLDSVVVGEDEISGQVRRALDAARAEGMTSSELERLFQRATHTSRGVRNRTQLRGAHRSLVRLALELASSRVADWAEARVVVVGTGRYAGRTVDALRARGAADIHVFSPSGRAEAFAAKHGLVPVADFRAAAAVADVVITCTADAVVHAEAFAGGHRVLVIDLGLPRNVDPAVGRVEGVELLDLETIRLHAPLEEFNAHADARAIVGDAATEFHADRAAGPAITALRRDVLKVVDDEIARARARGAGDDVEAALRHLAGVLLHRPSVRIRELAVEGRLDEAQTALELLHGVSADTPADAAGDADWTATA, encoded by the coding sequence GTGCTCCTCTGTCTGACCGCGAACCACCGGAACGCGAGCCTCGACATCCTGGAGCGTCTCTCGGTGGGCGCGCCTTCCGCCACGCGCGCCCTCGTGGACGACGAGATCTTCGTCTCGGGCGCCGTCGTGCTGGCCACGTGCAACCGGTTCGAGGCCTACCTCGACATCGACGAGCCGCTCACCGGCGGCGAGGCCGTCGCGGTCGAGTCCGTGATCGAGGCCATGGCCGGGGCATCGGGCGTTCCCGCCGACCACCTGCGCGCGTCGGTCGCGGTGCATCAGGGGGCGGATGCCGCAGCCCACCTCTTCGCGGTGACCAGCGGCCTGGACTCGGTCGTGGTGGGCGAGGACGAGATCTCGGGACAGGTGCGTCGCGCGCTCGACGCCGCCCGCGCCGAGGGCATGACCAGCAGCGAGCTGGAGCGGCTGTTCCAGAGGGCGACCCACACCAGCCGCGGCGTGCGCAACCGCACGCAGCTGCGCGGTGCCCACCGCTCGCTCGTGCGCCTCGCGCTGGAGCTCGCCTCCAGCCGCGTCGCGGACTGGGCCGAGGCGCGCGTCGTCGTCGTCGGCACCGGTCGCTACGCGGGTCGCACGGTCGATGCGCTGCGCGCTCGCGGCGCCGCCGACATCCACGTCTTCTCGCCGTCGGGCCGCGCCGAGGCGTTCGCCGCCAAGCACGGGCTCGTGCCGGTCGCCGACTTCCGCGCCGCCGCGGCCGTCGCCGACGTCGTCATCACGTGCACCGCCGACGCGGTCGTGCACGCCGAGGCGTTCGCCGGCGGGCACCGCGTGCTCGTCATCGATCTCGGGCTGCCCCGCAACGTCGACCCCGCGGTCGGCCGGGTCGAGGGCGTCGAGCTGCTCGATCTCGAGACGATCCGACTGCACGCGCCGCTGGAGGAGTTCAACGCCCACGCCGATGCGCGTGCGATCGTGGGGGACGCGGCGACCGAGTTCCACGCCGATCGTGCCGCCGGTCCCGCCATCACGGCGCTGCGCCGCGACGTGCTCAAGGTCGTCGACGACGAGATCGCCCGTGCTCGCGCCCGCGGGGCGGGCGACGACGTCGAGGCGGCGCTGCGTCACCTCGCGGGCGTGCTGCTGCACCGCCCGTCGGTGCGCATCCGCGAGCTCGCGGTCGAAGGGCGTCTCGACGAGGCACAGACCGCTCTCGAGCTGCTCCACGGTGTGTCGGCCGACACTCCGGCGGACGCCGCCGGCGACGCCGACTGGACCGCGACCGCCTGA
- a CDS encoding ZIP family metal transporter, with translation MDGVWLAALSGLIGGGTLLVGAAVAWCVDIPQRVVAGIMALGAGVLISTLAFELVAEAADIGGLITTSVGFLTGAIAYILADWLVSRPPARCRELPANIAARRAGSKLAGGTGAAIAIGALIDGIPESIVMGLSVLQGGISIPIVAAIAISNFPEGLGSTAALKRSGSGGRSIALLWGGIALVTVVAAVAGYVVFQSAPPHVIALITTIAAGGLLAMVCNTMIPEAFDQQHALTGLWATLGFLGAFLLHEAAG, from the coding sequence ATGGACGGGGTGTGGCTCGCGGCGCTCAGCGGGCTCATCGGCGGCGGTACGCTGCTCGTCGGCGCCGCCGTCGCGTGGTGCGTCGACATCCCGCAGCGCGTCGTGGCGGGGATCATGGCGCTCGGTGCCGGCGTGCTGATCTCGACGCTCGCGTTCGAGCTCGTGGCGGAGGCAGCCGACATCGGCGGACTGATCACGACGAGTGTCGGCTTCCTCACCGGAGCGATCGCGTACATCCTCGCGGACTGGCTCGTGTCGCGTCCGCCGGCGCGGTGCCGCGAACTGCCGGCGAACATCGCGGCGCGGCGCGCGGGGTCGAAGCTCGCCGGCGGCACCGGCGCCGCGATCGCGATCGGCGCCCTGATCGACGGCATCCCCGAGTCGATCGTCATGGGTTTGTCGGTGCTGCAGGGCGGCATCAGCATCCCGATCGTGGCGGCGATCGCGATCAGCAACTTCCCGGAGGGCCTGGGATCGACGGCCGCGCTCAAGCGCAGCGGGTCGGGCGGTCGCTCGATCGCGCTGCTGTGGGGCGGCATCGCCCTCGTGACGGTGGTGGCAGCGGTCGCCGGCTACGTGGTGTTCCAGTCGGCGCCGCCCCACGTCATCGCCCTGATCACGACGATCGCCGCGGGCGGGCTTCTCGCGATGGTCTGCAACACGATGATCCCGGAGGCGTTCGATCAGCAGCACGCGCTCACGGGATTGTGGGCGACGCTGGGCTTCCTCGGCGCGTTCCTGCTGCACGAGGCCGCAGGCTGA
- a CDS encoding AMP-binding protein → MFTSPYPDVEIPALSIYDDLFASLDDDELGRVALIDPATGAETTYGTLRAQVDAFAGALAARGVGVGTIVGLLCPNVPAFATVFHGILRAGGTVTTINSLYTAGEIERQLRDAGATWLATVSPLLPQASAAAEAVGIPHDRVIVLDGAPGHPNLRELLAEGAPAPEVSFDPATHVAVLPYSSGTTGIPKGVMLSHRNLVANVAQCRIAIDLSGDDRVLAVLPFFHIYGMTVLLNLALRQRASLVTMPKFDLVEFLTNIQKFQCTYLYIAPPIAVALAKHPIVDEFDISSVHTVFSGAAPLDGETAELAGRRINARMMQGYGMSELSPVSHAMPSHRDDVPVSSVGTMLPNTINRLVDTETGEEITEIGPDGITKPGELWVKGPNVMLGYLNKPEATAETLDADGFLHTGDIAVYHEGGYFSIVDRVKELIKYKGYQIAPAELEALLLGHAKVMDAAVIGVLDDDKQEIPKAFVVPAPGSDLTEEEVMGFVASQVAPHKKVRRVEFIEAIPKSNAGKILRKDLRARETATV, encoded by the coding sequence GTGTTCACCAGCCCGTACCCCGATGTCGAGATCCCGGCCCTCAGCATCTACGACGACCTGTTCGCCAGTCTCGACGACGATGAGCTCGGCCGCGTCGCACTGATCGATCCCGCCACGGGCGCCGAGACGACGTACGGCACGCTGCGCGCCCAGGTCGACGCGTTCGCGGGCGCGCTCGCGGCGCGCGGGGTCGGCGTGGGAACGATCGTGGGCCTGCTCTGCCCGAACGTTCCGGCCTTCGCGACCGTGTTCCACGGCATCCTGCGCGCGGGCGGCACGGTCACGACGATCAATTCGCTCTACACCGCCGGCGAGATCGAGAGGCAGCTGCGGGATGCCGGTGCCACCTGGCTGGCGACGGTGAGCCCGCTGCTCCCCCAGGCGTCGGCCGCCGCCGAAGCCGTCGGCATCCCGCACGATCGCGTCATCGTGCTCGACGGAGCGCCCGGGCATCCGAACCTCCGTGAGCTGCTCGCCGAGGGCGCGCCCGCGCCGGAGGTCTCGTTCGACCCGGCGACCCATGTCGCCGTGCTGCCGTACTCGTCGGGAACGACCGGGATCCCCAAGGGCGTCATGCTCTCGCACCGCAACCTCGTGGCGAACGTCGCGCAGTGCCGTATCGCGATCGACCTCAGCGGCGACGACCGCGTGCTGGCAGTGCTGCCGTTCTTCCACATCTACGGCATGACGGTGCTGCTGAACCTCGCGCTGCGTCAGCGGGCGAGCCTGGTCACGATGCCGAAGTTCGACCTGGTGGAGTTCCTGACGAACATCCAGAAGTTCCAGTGCACCTACCTGTACATCGCGCCGCCGATCGCGGTGGCTCTCGCGAAGCACCCGATCGTCGACGAGTTCGACATCTCCAGCGTGCACACGGTCTTCTCGGGGGCCGCTCCGCTGGACGGCGAAACGGCGGAGCTCGCGGGTCGCCGCATCAACGCCCGCATGATGCAGGGCTACGGCATGAGCGAGCTGAGCCCGGTGTCGCACGCGATGCCGTCGCACCGCGACGACGTCCCGGTGAGCTCGGTCGGCACGATGCTCCCGAACACGATCAACCGGCTCGTCGACACCGAGACGGGTGAGGAGATCACCGAGATCGGTCCCGACGGCATCACGAAGCCGGGCGAGCTCTGGGTGAAGGGGCCGAACGTCATGCTCGGGTATCTCAACAAGCCCGAGGCGACGGCCGAGACGCTCGACGCCGACGGCTTCCTGCACACCGGCGACATCGCGGTGTACCACGAGGGCGGCTACTTCTCGATCGTCGATCGCGTGAAGGAGCTCATCAAGTACAAGGGCTACCAGATCGCGCCCGCAGAGCTCGAGGCGCTGCTGCTCGGGCACGCGAAGGTGATGGATGCCGCGGTCATCGGCGTGCTCGACGACGACAAGCAGGAGATCCCCAAGGCCTTCGTCGTCCCGGCGCCGGGCTCCGACCTCACCGAGGAGGAGGTCATGGGGTTCGTCGCGTCACAGGTGGCGCCGCACAAGAAGGTGCGCCGCGTGGAGTTCATCGAGGCGATCCCGAAGTCGAACGCCGGCAAGATCCTGCGCAAGGACCTCAGGGCGCGCGAGACCGCGACCGTCTGA
- a CDS encoding Glu/Leu/Phe/Val dehydrogenase family protein: MTHATPSLPLPDFTHERVEVIQGRRSGLFLTVALHSSVLGSALGGARLWTYSHWSDALGDALRLSAAMTLKNAAAGLDAGGGKSVIALPPGTTLDPERRRAAFLDLGDAVESLHGLYRTAEDVGSTTDDMLVVSERTEHVVGLPDAVGGSGEPAGPTSLGVYESLRATLERVTGSPDVEGRRITISGLGQVGSRLAVRLSAEGAQLTVTDVDPAKRDLATELGAAWCPPGEEHLVPADVFVPAGIGGLLTDQVIDALDAKAVCGPANNPLADRSGAERLARRGVLYAPDFVVNAGGVIYLDLEAKKLGTRGEIMERVAHIGDTVRRVFDEAATRGVTPLEAAEGLAAERLAAGGRQPALAV; the protein is encoded by the coding sequence ATGACGCACGCAACACCCTCCCTGCCCCTGCCCGATTTCACGCACGAGCGCGTGGAGGTGATCCAGGGGCGACGCAGCGGCCTCTTCCTCACCGTGGCACTGCACTCGTCCGTGCTCGGCTCCGCTCTCGGCGGCGCCCGCCTGTGGACCTACTCGCACTGGAGCGACGCGCTCGGGGACGCCCTGCGCCTGTCGGCCGCGATGACGCTCAAGAACGCCGCGGCCGGGCTCGACGCCGGCGGCGGCAAGTCCGTCATCGCCCTCCCGCCGGGGACGACCCTCGACCCGGAGCGTCGCCGCGCCGCCTTCCTCGATCTCGGCGACGCGGTCGAGTCGCTCCACGGCCTGTACCGCACCGCGGAGGACGTCGGCTCGACGACCGACGACATGCTCGTGGTCAGCGAGCGCACCGAGCACGTCGTCGGCCTCCCCGACGCCGTCGGCGGGTCGGGCGAGCCGGCCGGCCCGACGAGCCTCGGCGTGTACGAGTCGCTGCGCGCGACGCTCGAGCGGGTGACGGGCTCGCCCGACGTCGAAGGGCGCCGCATCACGATCTCGGGTCTCGGCCAGGTCGGCAGCCGCCTCGCCGTGCGCCTCTCGGCGGAGGGCGCGCAGCTCACGGTCACCGACGTCGACCCCGCCAAGCGCGACCTCGCGACCGAGCTCGGCGCGGCCTGGTGCCCGCCCGGCGAGGAGCACCTCGTGCCCGCCGACGTGTTCGTGCCCGCCGGCATCGGCGGCCTGCTCACCGACCAGGTCATCGACGCGCTGGACGCGAAAGCCGTGTGCGGTCCGGCCAACAACCCGCTGGCCGATCGCAGCGGCGCCGAGCGCCTGGCACGACGCGGCGTGCTGTACGCCCCTGACTTCGTCGTCAACGCCGGCGGCGTGATCTACCTCGACCTCGAGGCCAAGAAGCTCGGCACGCGCGGCGAGATCATGGAGCGCGTCGCCCACATCGGCGACACGGTGCGCCGCGTGTTCGACGAGGCGGCGACGCGGGGCGTCACTCCGCTCGAGGCAGCGGAAGGCCTCGCCGCCGAGCGCCTCGCGGCGGGCGGGCGCCAGCCGGCGCTCGCCGTCTGA
- a CDS encoding methyltransferase domain-containing protein: protein MPDAYTHGHHESVLRSHRWRTAENSAAYLLPHLRPGTSVLDVGSGPGTITADLAQRVAPGRVVGTDASADVVAQAAAQHVAANLAFEVGDAYHLSYGDGEFDVVHAHQVLQHVERPADMLRELGRVAGPDGLVAARDVDYPGVIWYPLIPALDEWLALYLVTHRSVAGEPAAGRRLKAWAREAGLSGIRATASLWLFEDEADRAWWGGMWADRVLQSAFADAARATGADDALLHRISQGWREWAAADDGWLLLPHGEILAHGTTGSRS, encoded by the coding sequence ATGCCGGACGCCTACACCCACGGACACCACGAGAGCGTGCTGCGATCGCACCGCTGGCGCACCGCCGAGAACTCCGCCGCCTACCTCCTGCCGCACCTGAGGCCGGGGACGTCGGTGCTCGACGTCGGCAGCGGGCCGGGCACGATCACCGCCGACCTCGCGCAGCGCGTCGCGCCCGGCCGTGTGGTGGGGACGGATGCCTCGGCCGACGTGGTCGCGCAGGCCGCCGCGCAGCACGTCGCGGCGAACCTCGCGTTCGAGGTGGGCGATGCCTACCACCTGTCGTACGGCGACGGCGAGTTCGACGTCGTGCACGCGCACCAGGTGCTGCAGCACGTCGAGCGCCCCGCCGACATGCTGCGGGAGCTCGGCCGGGTGGCGGGCCCAGACGGGCTCGTGGCGGCGCGCGACGTCGACTATCCCGGCGTGATCTGGTATCCGCTCATCCCGGCCCTGGACGAATGGCTCGCGCTGTACCTCGTGACGCACCGCAGCGTCGCCGGCGAACCGGCGGCGGGACGCCGGCTCAAGGCATGGGCGCGGGAGGCCGGGCTGTCCGGCATCCGCGCGACCGCGTCGCTGTGGCTGTTCGAGGACGAGGCCGACCGCGCGTGGTGGGGCGGCATGTGGGCCGACCGCGTGCTGCAGTCCGCCTTCGCCGACGCCGCACGCGCGACCGGCGCCGACGACGCCCTCCTGCACCGCATCTCGCAGGGATGGCGCGAGTGGGCCGCCGCCGACGACGGCTGGCTGCTGTTGCCGCACGGCGAGATCCTCGCGCACGGCACCACCGGCTCGCGGTCCTAG